Proteins encoded by one window of Heliomicrobium undosum:
- a CDS encoding PRC-barrel domain-containing protein — MLKGRDVIHLPVVHPATGKTIGRVTDLMVDTKEGRVTGLLLAAEGESANRRIDWTQAVYDRDVIRTEAEPAPHEQQASDDPAQEPAASGEPSPAAPILLCLSRCEGHPVRTQAGRPLGQVGDILFEPAQGQLTAVEVSDGLMQDLLTGRLQLPWPDVTEWRTDTVIVADHWQDAWQRERE; from the coding sequence GTGCTAAAAGGAAGAGATGTCATCCACCTGCCTGTGGTTCACCCTGCGACGGGCAAAACCATCGGACGGGTCACCGATCTAATGGTCGACACCAAGGAAGGCCGGGTGACGGGGCTGTTGCTGGCAGCAGAAGGGGAGAGCGCCAACCGGCGCATCGACTGGACACAGGCCGTCTACGACCGGGACGTGATCCGGACCGAAGCGGAGCCGGCGCCTCATGAGCAGCAAGCGTCGGACGATCCGGCGCAAGAGCCGGCAGCCTCCGGTGAACCCTCGCCGGCGGCTCCGATCCTTCTCTGCCTGTCCCGTTGTGAAGGCCATCCCGTGCGGACACAGGCCGGCCGTCCCTTGGGGCAGGTGGGCGACATCCTCTTTGAGCCCGCCCAGGGCCAACTCACGGCGGTAGAGGTTTCCGACGGTCTGATGCAGGACCTGCTTACGGGGCGGCTCCAGCTTCCCTGGCCGGACGTGACAGAATGGCGGACCGACACGGTCATCGTGGCGGATCACTGGCAGGACGCGTGGCAGCGGGAGCGGGAATAG
- a CDS encoding AI-2E family transporter has protein sequence MPKGRWRILLVAGFWAIVLLLAYLLRQTLVPFAVAFVLAYLLYPGVIWLEKRGLGRTLSILAVFAVVFGGFASLIAFGMPRIFGELNRFSVQLPQYSQELQAWLTRIQQDMIQAGFPPGIQQVWSDTLARGEATILATVRWVLESAVSLAENALDIVLIPVMSFYFLRDWEAIGKGSLNLVPQNLRAHVQIVGGEVNRILRAVVRCNFLMALVVGVLTTVGLTLIGLEYSLLIGIIAGIADLIPYFGPLIGMVPAVIVGLLESPRLALYAVLIMVVVQQIEANLLSPKLLGDSVGLHPLAVIFALLAGGHLFGIVGLLLAVPVAAVGKVVGRYVLLKVLV, from the coding sequence TTGCCGAAAGGCCGTTGGCGCATCCTGCTTGTGGCCGGATTCTGGGCGATAGTGCTGCTGCTGGCGTACCTGTTGCGGCAGACCTTGGTTCCCTTTGCGGTGGCTTTCGTGCTGGCGTACCTGCTCTATCCCGGCGTGATCTGGCTGGAAAAGCGGGGGCTTGGGCGCACATTGAGCATCCTCGCCGTCTTCGCCGTCGTCTTCGGCGGCTTTGCCAGCCTGATCGCCTTCGGCATGCCGCGCATCTTCGGCGAATTGAACCGTTTCAGCGTCCAACTGCCTCAGTACAGCCAAGAACTGCAGGCATGGCTCACCCGCATCCAGCAGGATATGATCCAGGCCGGCTTCCCGCCAGGCATCCAGCAGGTCTGGAGCGACACCCTCGCCCGGGGGGAAGCGACGATTCTGGCGACGGTGCGCTGGGTCTTGGAAAGCGCCGTCAGCCTCGCCGAAAACGCCCTCGACATCGTCCTGATCCCGGTGATGAGCTTTTACTTCCTTCGCGACTGGGAAGCTATCGGCAAGGGGAGCCTGAACCTCGTCCCTCAAAACCTGCGCGCCCATGTGCAAATCGTCGGCGGGGAAGTGAACCGGATATTGCGGGCCGTCGTCCGCTGCAACTTCCTCATGGCCCTCGTCGTCGGCGTGCTGACCACCGTTGGCCTCACCCTGATTGGCCTCGAATACAGCCTGCTCATCGGCATCATCGCCGGCATCGCCGACCTGATCCCCTACTTCGGTCCCCTCATCGGCATGGTCCCCGCCGTCATCGTCGGCCTCCTCGAATCGCCGCGGCTCGCCCTCTATGCCGTCCTGATCATGGTCGTCGTCCAGCAGATCGAAGCAAACCTGCTCTCGCCGAAGCTCTTGGGCGACTCAGTGGGACTCCATCCGCTGGCCGTCATCTTCGCCCTCCTCGCCGGCGGACACCTCTTTGGCATCGTCGGCCTGCTCCTGGCCGTGCCGGTGGCGGCGGTGGGAAAGGTGGTGGGGAGGTATGTGCTGTTGAAGGTGCTGGTGTGA
- a CDS encoding helix-turn-helix transcriptional regulator produces the protein MQNRIRELRKLKKMSQEDLAIACNVSRQTINAIENNKYDPSLVLAFQLARELEVSIEELFCYSPK, from the coding sequence ATGCAAAATCGAATCCGGGAACTGCGAAAGTTAAAAAAGATGTCTCAAGAAGACCTGGCGATCGCCTGTAACGTATCGCGTCAGACCATCAATGCCATCGAGAACAACAAGTATGACCCCAGTCTCGTCTTGGCCTTTCAACTAGCCCGTGAGCTAGAGGTCTCGATCGAAGAGTTATTCTGTTACTCACCGAAGTAA
- a CDS encoding sirohydrochlorin cobaltochelatase, which yields MANEKLKADKPAILLVAFGTSVPEGRVALDNIEAKVKAAFPGVEVRWSYTSSMIRKKIAREQKIVIDSPLTALAKLRDDGYNQVVVHSLHIFPGREYCDLEDIVRSLQVMKTSDGPVFDRLVLTDSLLHGFSDYQQACEAIASLIPENSDEEALLLMGHGTDHRALSAFGCFNDLLRHQYRGKNVMLATVEGYPELQHALRDLVASGVKKVKLAPFLVVAGGHAQKDMAGDEPHSWKSQLEAKGYEVSVHMQGLGENDAIVNMMVDHLKKARNQG from the coding sequence ATGGCAAATGAAAAATTGAAAGCCGATAAGCCAGCCATTCTCCTCGTCGCCTTCGGCACGAGTGTGCCTGAAGGGCGGGTAGCCCTGGATAATATTGAGGCCAAGGTCAAAGCGGCCTTCCCCGGCGTGGAGGTGCGCTGGTCCTATACCTCCTCCATGATCCGCAAAAAAATCGCTAGGGAACAAAAGATTGTCATCGACAGCCCGCTGACGGCGCTGGCGAAACTGAGAGATGACGGCTACAACCAGGTGGTCGTTCACTCCCTACATATCTTCCCCGGCCGGGAGTACTGTGATCTTGAGGATATCGTCAGAAGCCTTCAAGTGATGAAGACCAGTGACGGCCCTGTCTTTGACAGACTGGTCCTCACCGACTCGCTCCTTCATGGATTTAGCGACTACCAGCAAGCCTGCGAAGCCATCGCCAGCCTCATCCCGGAAAACAGCGATGAGGAAGCGCTGCTGCTCATGGGCCATGGGACCGACCACCGGGCCTTGAGCGCCTTTGGCTGCTTCAATGATCTCCTGCGCCACCAGTACCGGGGCAAGAACGTGATGCTCGCCACCGTCGAGGGCTATCCCGAACTGCAACATGCCCTGCGTGACCTGGTCGCCAGCGGCGTGAAGAAGGTCAAACTCGCGCCGTTTCTGGTCGTGGCCGGCGGCCATGCCCAAAAGGACATGGCCGGAGATGAGCCGCATTCATGGAAAAGCCAGTTGGAAGCCAAGGGGTATGAGGTCAGCGTCCACATGCAAGGGTTGGGTGAGAACGATGCCATCGTCAACATGATGGTGGACCATCTCAAAAAGGCACGGAATCAAGGATAA
- a CDS encoding Fic family protein: MSFRNEKLEKASWPNSIISLLTRIAEYKGKQALFERQIPEILKAMKETAVIQSTEASNRIEGIHVSTRRITALVQEKSEPKNRSEAEVAGYRDVLKLIHESAQYIPVNENVILQFHRDLLNYATGAGGSWKASENYIRETLPSGETRVRFQTVPAVMTPDAMKELTERYEHVKNQGTVNELLIMAAYILDFLCIHPFPDGSGRMARLLTLLLLYRSGYEVGRYISLEKVIEEDKEHYYDALHRSSLGWHEGKHVLLPWTEFFLTMLLKAYQRFEDRVGVVSEANRKRGWKEEKVQEVVLSMLADFSFSDIQERCPGISRPTIQKVLNRLARQDMIVCIEYGRNARWRKIIL; this comes from the coding sequence ATGTCTTTTCGAAATGAAAAGCTGGAGAAAGCGTCTTGGCCCAATTCCATCATATCGTTGCTGACTCGGATTGCCGAGTATAAAGGGAAGCAGGCGCTGTTTGAGCGGCAAATCCCGGAGATTTTAAAGGCGATGAAAGAAACGGCAGTGATCCAGAGCACGGAAGCATCTAACCGGATTGAAGGCATCCATGTATCGACTCGCCGGATTACCGCGCTGGTCCAGGAGAAGTCGGAACCGAAAAACCGGTCAGAAGCAGAGGTGGCCGGTTATCGTGACGTGCTGAAACTGATCCATGAATCGGCCCAATATATCCCGGTGAATGAAAACGTGATTCTCCAGTTCCACAGGGATCTCTTGAACTACGCCACTGGCGCGGGTGGTTCATGGAAAGCTTCAGAAAATTATATCCGAGAGACGCTTCCGTCAGGAGAAACACGAGTTCGGTTCCAAACTGTCCCGGCAGTGATGACCCCGGATGCGATGAAGGAATTGACGGAGCGGTATGAACACGTAAAAAATCAGGGTACAGTCAATGAATTGCTGATCATGGCCGCCTACATCCTCGATTTTTTGTGCATCCATCCCTTTCCCGACGGGAGCGGGAGAATGGCCCGCCTGCTGACCCTGCTGCTCTTGTACCGGAGCGGTTATGAGGTCGGCCGCTACATCAGTCTGGAAAAGGTGATCGAGGAAGATAAAGAGCATTATTACGACGCATTGCATCGCTCGTCCCTTGGCTGGCACGAGGGAAAACATGTGCTGTTGCCATGGACGGAATTTTTCCTGACCATGCTGCTGAAAGCGTACCAGCGTTTCGAAGACCGGGTTGGCGTCGTTTCGGAAGCCAACCGCAAACGGGGCTGGAAGGAAGAAAAGGTCCAGGAAGTCGTCTTGTCCATGCTGGCTGACTTCAGTTTTTCCGATATTCAGGAACGCTGTCCGGGAATTAGCCGGCCGACGATACAGAAGGTGCTCAACCGATTGGCCCGGCAGGATATGATCGTCTGCATCGAGTATGGGAGGAATGCGCGGTGGAGGAAGATCATCCTGTAA